A part of Streptomyces sp. DSM 40750 genomic DNA contains:
- a CDS encoding VOC family protein, with protein MITTDLTPGSPCWLDLGAPDVPAAAAFYGAVLGWEYEPMSGGGGEGEEMEGEGGMFRKDGKIVSGLGRLTEEGARSAWMIYFRVTDADATTQAVESAGGTVRVAPRDLGDWGRMAQYSDPLGGQFAVWQPGKDQGFELADEPGSLSWTELYTTDVAAAKEFYGGVFGWQFGDMPVPGGEGTYTLITPAGLPEERMQGGLMELRAEDLALANGRPYWHPVFAVTDCDAAVEAVTGNGGSVQMGPEDAEGVGRLAVCLDPSNADFVVLTPAQS; from the coding sequence GTGATCACTACTGACCTCACTCCCGGCTCCCCCTGCTGGCTCGACCTCGGTGCCCCCGACGTTCCGGCCGCCGCCGCTTTCTACGGCGCGGTGCTCGGCTGGGAGTACGAGCCCATGAGTGGCGGTGGGGGCGAGGGGGAGGAGATGGAAGGCGAAGGCGGAATGTTCCGGAAGGACGGCAAGATCGTCAGCGGGCTCGGCCGGCTCACCGAGGAGGGCGCGCGCTCGGCCTGGATGATCTACTTCAGGGTCACCGACGCGGACGCCACGACCCAGGCCGTGGAGAGCGCGGGCGGGACGGTGCGGGTGGCACCGAGGGACCTGGGCGACTGGGGCCGCATGGCGCAGTACAGCGATCCGCTGGGCGGCCAGTTCGCCGTCTGGCAGCCGGGCAAGGACCAGGGCTTCGAGCTGGCGGACGAGCCGGGGTCACTGTCCTGGACCGAGCTGTACACGACGGACGTCGCGGCCGCCAAGGAGTTCTACGGCGGAGTCTTCGGCTGGCAGTTCGGCGACATGCCGGTGCCGGGCGGCGAAGGCACGTACACCCTCATCACGCCCGCCGGACTTCCCGAGGAGCGGATGCAGGGCGGCCTCATGGAACTCCGCGCGGAGGACCTCGCCCTGGCGAACGGTCGGCCCTACTGGCACCCGGTCTTCGCCGTCACCGACTGCGACGCCGCGGTCGAGGCCGTCACCGGGAACGGCGGCAGCGTGCAGATGGGACCCGAGGACGCGGAGGGCGTCGGCCGCCTGGCCGTCTGCCTCGACCCGTCGAACGCGGACTTCGTGGTCCTCACCCCCGCCCAGAGCTGA
- a CDS encoding SDR family NAD(P)-dependent oxidoreductase, whose translation MNTIAVIGAGPGLGAAVARRFGREGFAVALVARDLERTGALAADLSEEGVTARGFAADVRDPEALAAALDAAHTTLGPIEVLQYSPLPHRDFMLPVLETSHTDLVGPIEFSVYGSVAAVRQVLPDMRALGRGTILFVNGGTAVVPHPDRAGTSIAFAAESAYGHLLHDTLAGEGIHVAQLVVPGAIVPGHRRKDPAVLADTLWKIHRDRHGFRHFADDLEA comes from the coding sequence ATGAACACCATCGCCGTCATCGGAGCGGGGCCGGGTCTCGGCGCCGCCGTCGCCCGTCGCTTCGGCCGTGAGGGGTTCGCCGTGGCGCTCGTCGCCCGCGACCTGGAGCGGACCGGGGCACTCGCCGCCGACCTGTCCGAAGAGGGCGTCACGGCCCGTGGCTTCGCCGCCGACGTACGTGACCCGGAGGCCCTGGCCGCCGCACTCGACGCGGCGCACACGACTCTGGGGCCGATCGAGGTCCTGCAGTACAGCCCGTTGCCGCACCGGGACTTCATGCTGCCGGTGCTGGAGACCAGCCACACCGACCTCGTCGGCCCGATCGAGTTCTCGGTCTACGGCTCGGTCGCCGCCGTACGGCAGGTGCTGCCCGACATGCGTGCCCTCGGCCGCGGCACGATTCTCTTCGTCAACGGGGGGACGGCTGTGGTCCCGCACCCCGACCGGGCCGGCACGTCCATCGCCTTCGCCGCGGAGAGCGCGTACGGCCATCTGCTGCACGACACGCTCGCGGGTGAGGGCATCCATGTCGCCCAGCTGGTCGTCCCCGGCGCGATCGTCCCCGGACACCGCCGGAAGGACCCGGCCGTCCTCGCCGACACGCTGTGGAAGATCCACCGCGACCGCCACGGCTTCCGGCATTTCGCCGACGACCTCGAGGCCTGA
- a CDS encoding alpha/beta hydrolase, with product MPFSARIQARGVQLLLSGVMSRVHKDLRFTDIPKRTESLRVETGAGPVSCTVYRPPVTTDTPGTPAPVYVNFHGGGFIVARPEQDDHICRHIAATAGCVVINVDYAVAPQRPFPAAVTQAYDVTKWVVENGAAHDWDGSRVAVGGHSAGATLTAVVCRMARDRGGFSPRLQIIDSAVLDQVADPSTKLSRIAKPLLSPQIMRIFTAAYVPDPADLADPLVSPGLADDLAGLAPALVITAENDRLRDEGDAYAKALEAAGVPVTHRVFEGVDHYFTHTGPVPAGKEAIELMATTLRTALTD from the coding sequence ATGCCGTTCAGTGCCAGAATCCAGGCCAGAGGGGTTCAGCTGCTGCTCAGCGGCGTCATGAGCCGCGTCCACAAGGACCTCCGCTTCACCGACATCCCGAAGCGGACGGAATCCCTGCGGGTGGAGACCGGCGCCGGACCGGTGTCCTGCACCGTCTACCGCCCGCCGGTCACCACCGACACCCCCGGCACCCCCGCTCCCGTGTACGTCAACTTCCATGGCGGCGGCTTCATCGTGGCCCGCCCCGAGCAGGACGACCACATCTGCCGCCACATAGCCGCCACGGCCGGCTGCGTCGTGATCAACGTGGACTACGCCGTCGCCCCGCAGCGCCCCTTCCCCGCCGCCGTCACCCAGGCGTACGACGTCACGAAGTGGGTCGTCGAGAACGGCGCCGCCCACGACTGGGACGGCTCACGGGTCGCCGTCGGCGGGCACAGCGCGGGGGCCACCCTGACCGCGGTGGTGTGCCGTATGGCCCGCGACCGCGGCGGCTTCTCACCGCGACTCCAGATCATCGACTCCGCGGTGCTCGACCAGGTCGCCGACCCGTCCACCAAGCTCTCCCGCATCGCCAAGCCGCTGCTGAGCCCCCAGATCATGCGGATCTTCACCGCCGCCTACGTCCCGGACCCGGCCGACCTCGCCGACCCCCTGGTCTCGCCCGGGCTGGCCGACGACCTCGCCGGGCTGGCGCCCGCCCTCGTGATCACCGCGGAGAACGACCGCCTGCGCGACGAGGGCGACGCCTACGCCAAGGCCCTGGAGGCCGCGGGCGTCCCGGTCACCCACCGCGTCTTCGAGGGTGTCGACCACTACTTCACCCACACCGGCCCGGTACCGGCCGGCAAGGAAGCCATAGAACTGATGGCCACCACCCTGCGTACCGCTCTCACCGACTGA